One genomic region from Colletes latitarsis isolate SP2378_abdomen chromosome 10, iyColLati1, whole genome shotgun sequence encodes:
- the LOC143346752 gene encoding uncharacterized protein LOC143346752, whose product MLKYIVLCCTMLLAIFAEPPVQGVKPTNLLGSSDQHASFSFIRPGLTQTAFAFSGPSSHQSFSSNIGNPHLAQRVFPNIANALAYRNPGLGMFPVGSIANGYATAPVPPAFVSGAPVPLPYQAPVDPAASAYYQQLQQFQQPQLHGYSAAALYQAQLAQLLALRQAQVQSQAQVQATQPQQVPEQVELQQEEQQQPQNLLGIAYSSAPSVARVKVTGNGYKFDF is encoded by the exons ATGTTG AAATACATAGTACTTTGTTGCACGATGCTTCTCGCAATATTTGCCGAACCACCTGTTCAAGGCGTGAAACCGACGAATTTACTAGGGAGTTCCGATCAACATGCATCTTTCAGTTttattagaccaggtttaacgcaaACTGCTTTCGCGTTCAGTGGCCCCAGTTCTCACCAGTCGTTCAGTTCCAACATTGGAAATCCTCATTTAGCACAAAGAGTTTTTCCTAACATTGCTAATGCGCTTGCTTATAGAAATCCTGGCTTAG GAATGTTCCCAGTTGGTTCTATTGCAAATGGCTATGCGACTGCACCAGTTCCACCTGCATTTGTCTCTGGAGCACCTGTACCATTGCCCTATCAAGCTCCTGTAGATCCTGCTGCCTCTGCTTATTATCAACAGTTACAGCAATTTCAGCAACCACAACTGCATGGTTATTCTGCAGCTGCTCTTTATCAAGCACAATTAGCACAGCTTCTTGCATTAAGACAAGCCCAAGTACAATCTCAAGCGCAGGTGCAAGCTACGCAACCACAACAG GTTCCCGAACAGGTAGAATTGCAACAGGAGGAACAGCAACAACCCCAAAATTTATTAGGGATTGCTTATTCCTCTGCGCCTTCGGTAGCTCGTGTCAAAGTTACTGGAAATGGCTATAAATTTGACTTTTAA
- the Emei gene encoding transmembrane protein 161-like emei, producing MALLGAQLVITLIMVSVIQKLTPHFSLARWMLCSTGLVRYLYPTDQQLKTLVGVPKEKLRKTKHMENGKVGDTFYVPRNLDITLESAKITTLDVVHLKYYTEYQWLLDFSIYAAAVYIMTEVYNHFYPIKDEINLSMLWCSLVLGFAFKVLLSLWIQYFTGEESTGERSTCIVTGFAYLLIAMIILIVDENNLEIGLDRAYVSFNHSASLFLDNQGLSSTGPASKIVVKFFLALWCGLLGSFFIFPGLRVSKMHWDALRYYKNQKLLVLIANISYASPLLLVSLWIKPISRDYLTVRIFTGMNGPLMTSSAFESMRLIAIVVAVLLKFVLMPMYLQSYLNLAVQRLETQKKEAGRIKNVELQKKIAAVFYYLCVVALQFVVPIIICLFFTFMYKTLGGYTWEGLLKGTAVEECPANELPKSVLTIANNNDNESTVVQTAQDFQLALGSLKQIFTTDVYRGLLGLATWWSCFALFATTAMGMFYQSYFSSM from the exons ATG GCTCTTTTAGGAGCTCAATTGGTCATTACTCTTATCATGGTTAGTGTCATCCAGAAATTAACTCCACATTTTTCCTTGGCAAGGTGGATGTTATGCTCTACCGG TTTGGTGCGTTATTTATATCCAACTGATCAACAACTGAAGACTCTCGTAGGCGTGCCTAAAGAAAAACTGAGGAAAACCAAACACATGGAAAATGGAAAAGTTGGAGATACATTTTATGTTCCTAGAAATTTGGATATTACGCTAGAAAGTGCTAAGATAACTACATTAGATGTTGtgcatttaaaatattatacagaGTACCAGTGGCTATTGGATTTTTCTATTTATGCTGCTGCTGTTTATATAATGACAGAG GTGTACAATCACTTTTATCCGATCAAAGATGAGATCAATCTAAGTATGCTTTGGTGCTCGTTGGTTCTTGGTTTTGCATT CAAAGTACTGCTTTCTTTGTGGatacaatatttcacaggagagGAGAGTACAGGCGAGAGATCTACGTGTATCGTTACTGGATTTGCATATCTCCTCATAGCTATGATAATTCTTATAGTTGATGAAAACAACCTTGAAATTGGATTGGACAGAGCCTATGTAAGCTTCAATCATAGTGCGTCCTTGTTTTTAGACAATCAAGGTCTTTCCTCTAC AGGTCCTGCATCAAAAATTGTTGTAAAGTTCTTCCTTGCCTTATGGTGTGGTTTGCTTGgttctttctttattttcccAGGATTGAGAGTATCTAAAATGCATTGGGATGCATTGAG ATATTATAAAAATCAAAAGCTATTAGTATTAATAGCAAATATTAGTTATGCCTCTCCGCTTCTGTTAGTGAGCTTATGGATTAAGCCCATAAGCAGAGATTACCTCACAGTTCGAATATTTACTGGTATGAATGGGCCATT AATGACGTCCTCGGCTTTCGAGAGCATGAGGTTAATTGCAATCGTTGTTgcagttttattaaaattcgtaTTAATGCCAATGTACTTGCAATCGTATCTTAATTTAGCTGTGCAACGATTAGAGACTCAAAAGAAAGAAGCTGGTAGAATAAAAAATGTTGAATTACAGAAAAAG ATTGCAGCagtgttttattatttatgcGTTGTAGCGTTGCAATTCGTCGTTCCAATTATTATATGTTTATTTTTCACATTCATGTACAAAACATTAG GTGGTTATACTTGGGAAGGACTTTTAAAAGGGACAGCAGTTGAAGAGTGTCCAGCCAATGAACTGCCTAAATCTGTGCTAACTATAGCGAATAACAACGATAATGAAAGTACTGTCGTGCAAACAGCTCAAGATTTTCAACTTGCGTTGGGTTCCTTGAAACAG ATATTTACTACAGACGTATACAGAGGTTTATTAGGTTTAGCAACGTGGTGGAGTTGTTTTGCGTTGTTTGCAACCACTGCTATGGGTATGTTTTATCAATCATACTTCTCTAGTATGTAA